A part of Rattus norvegicus strain BN/NHsdMcwi chromosome 4, GRCr8, whole genome shotgun sequence genomic DNA contains:
- the Insig1 gene encoding insulin-induced gene 1 protein isoform X2, with translation MPRLHDHVWSYPSAGAARPYSLPRGMIAAALCPQGPGAPEPEPAPRGQREGTAGFSARPGSWHHDLVQRSLVLFSFGVVLALVLNLLQIQRNVTLFPDEVIATIFSSAWWVPPCCGTAAAVVGLLYPCIDSHLGEPHKFKREWASVMRCIAVFVGINHASAVSSVEIRFRQ, from the exons ATGCCCAGGCTGCACGATCACGTCTGGAGCTACCCAAGCGCGGGCGCTGCGAGGCCGTACAGCCTCCCGCGAGGCATGATTGCGGCGGCCCTCTGTCCGCAGGGCCCCGGAGCCCCCGAGCCCGAGCCCGCGCCCCGGGGCCAGCGAGAGGGAACCGCAGGCTTCAGCGCACGACCCGGCAGCTGGCACCACGACCTGGTGCAGCGGAGCCTCGTGCTCTTCTCATTTGGCGTGGTCCTGGCTCTGGTGCTCAACCTGCTGCAGATCCAGCGGAATGTCACGCTCTTCCCGGACGAGGTGATAGCCACCATCTTCTCCTCCGCCTGGTGGGTGCCCCCGTGCTGTGGCACGGCAGCCG cTGTTGTCGGCTTATTGTATCCCTGTATTGACAGTCACCTGGGAGAACCACACAAGTTCAAGAGAGAGTGGGCCAGTGTCATGCGATGTATCGCGGTGTTTGTTGGCATCAACCATGCCAGTGCCGTATCCTCAGTTG